A window from Podospora bellae-mahoneyi strain CBS 112042 chromosome 1 map unlocalized CBS112042p_1, whole genome shotgun sequence encodes these proteins:
- a CDS encoding uncharacterized protein (EggNog:ENOG503P0RG; COG:K), whose product MSNDPTVRRLLPQNSQMGSFSFAPPAYQQQPRETQKNYVFVDEHNRHKRLKVMRACEGCRRRKIKCDAATTNTWPCSACIRLKLVCVRPNGFDGSSEPQVYEPPRSQFETSHVHEGFRQPLPLQDQQQLLGHAPKPNLYAPQTSYQDTSALYHAVQYSDSQTVPHNLQYQPVHHAVSAVNVVDHQYGAQAAFPTPPMQQPSHPASPADTYQSEYAQQDLADLLGSLKVNEAGTAPYLNSKMQSMREEDPVVEEGDEYKSLLPPLTAGLGGSKIRIPPELMPDDDTVLQYLDLYFTNAHPYVPVLDKAHFYQQWHDNRESISPLLLEAMFAISGRLADEPAQGQQWLALAARHADSFMDIPRLSTLQALMILLKARESAPKRGYYYRSWMSIEQCVQLGKDLGLDEHYGDHRHGRSCGSSPSECALKTRIWQTLFTVEMMIGSPQGRTDFQVEEDTVDFNVPRLLPNQDESEYHVSRNFTYLARVVRNVSRMVVVYGRLKKSKEVKEWGLDPDFVQISPALDAWLAEIPADMSITYPANGSPPWLPSAFVGNVHSYYYLSIILFNRPQLAFLSPSTPGGQWKHHMLVSYNAAKMLCRLQEAVMGAYGLNGLLCMQRGINFTIYAVLACIVLHLVALTSPDPDLNSEAREYFTRHMRILEKCMSSWPMPDMQRQIDSVREAFSADVRKPFVLKPSFPYGSPHSNSHPSPPGPRLLDTQVPHSQVSYSLPITPISTVGPLDSKSDSSPGVQSLGMMPSGHGAQAPTAVPQSSLALAEAPPAWNPSRIFDQWNTSFGTPPVQSSPTGGQGGGGGGGGAMSASSGASDTASIHDMHAVQAQLRTAAQQQQPMPAAAAQYSAAAAPVQNFVTPAMWQESVASVYEAGGGLKRGWDYDGHMPVSKRHH is encoded by the exons atgtccaACGACCCTACAGTGCGCCGGCTGCTCCCTCAAAACTCCCAGATGGGGAGCTTCAGCTTTGCGCCTCCGGCTTATCAGCAGCAACCACGAGAGACGCAAAAGA ACTATGTCTTTGTGGACGAACATAACCGTCACAAGCGGTTGAAGG TGATGAGAGCTTGCGAGGGATGCCGGAGGAGAAAGATCAAGTGTGACGCTGCCACCACAAACACCTGGCCCTGCTCAGCATGCATACGCCTGAAACTTGTCTGTGTTCGTCCGAACGGCTTCGACGGGTCGTCTGAACCTCAGGTCTACGAACCACCACGATCCCAGTTTGAGACCTCGCATGTGCATGAGGGCTTCCGACAGCCACTACCACTACAAGATCAACAACAGCTCCTAGGACATGCACCAAAACCTAACCTCTATGCGCCGCAGACATCCTACCAGGACACATCAGCCCTTTACCATGCGGTCCAGTATTCCGATTCTCAGACAGTCCCTCACAATCTACAATATCAACCTGTGCATCACGCCGTCAGTGCTGTCAATGTTGTGGATCACCAGTATGGCGCCCAGGCCGCATTTCCAACACCGCCGATGCAACAGCCATCACATCCAGCATCTCCCGCGGACACCTACCAGTCAGAATATGCACAACAAGACTTGGCCGACCTGTTAGGGTCCTTGAAGGTTAACGAGGCAGGGACAGCGCCCTATCTAAACAGCAAGATGCAATCGATGAGGGAAGAAGATCCcgtcgtggaggagggcgacgAATACAAGAGTTTGTTGCCACCACTCACAGCTGGTTTGGGAGGATCCAAAATTCGAATTCCGCCAGAGCTTATgcccgacgacgacaccgTCCTTCAGTACCTGGACCTGTACTTTACGAATGCCCATCCTTATGTGCCCGTTTTGGATAAAGCCCACTTCTATCAACAGTGGCACGACAACAGGGAATCGATATCGCCCCTTCTTTTGGAAGCCATGTTTGCCATCTCGGGCCGGTTAGCAGACGAACCGGCCCAAGGGCAGCAGTGGCTCGCGCTTGCCGCCCGCCACGCCGACTCTTTCATGGATATCCCTCGCCTCAGCACGCTACAGGCACTCATGATTCTTCTGAAGGCCCGCGAATCGGCACCGAAGCGAGGCTACTATTACCGTTCTTGGATGAGCATCGAGCAGTGTGTCCAGTTGGGCAAGGACTTGGGATTAGATGAGCATTACGGAGACCACCGACACGGCAGGTCTTGTGGGTCGAGCCCATCCGAGTGTGCCCTGAAGACGAGAATTTGGCAGACATTATTCacggtggagatgatgattgGTTCTCCTCAGG GGCGAACCGATTTTCAGGTCGAGGAGGACACGGTGGACTTCAACGTGCCGAGGCTGCTACCCAACCAAGATGAATCCGAGTACCACGTTTCGCGCAACTTCACCTACCTCGCCAGAGTGGTTCGCAACGTCAGCcgcatggtggtggtgtacgggcggttgaagaagagcaaggaggtcaaggaatGGGGCCTCGATCCCGATTTCGTCCAGATCAGCCCGGCTCTCGATGCTTGGTTGGCTGAGATACCGGCAGACATGTCGATAACTTATCCAGCCAACGGCTCACCGCCGTGGCTGCCTTCAGCTTTTGTCGGCAACGTCCATTCGTACTACTACTTGTCGATTATCCTGTTCAACAGGCCTCAGCTCGCCTTCTTGTCCCCTTCCACGCCAGGGGGCCAATGGAAACATCACATGCTGGTGTCGTACAACGCAGCCAAGATGCTGTGCAGACTGCAGGAGGCTGTCATGGGCGCGTACGGACTGAACGGACTGCTGTGCATGCAGCGGGGCATCAACTTTACCATTTACGCGGTGCTCGCATGCATTGTCCTACACCTC GTTGCCTTGACATCACCAGACCCAGACCTGAACTCGGAAGCCAGGGAGTACTTTACGCGCCACATGAGGATCCTGGAAAAGTGCATGAGCTCGTGGCCCATGCCGGACATGCAGAGGCAGATCGACTCGGTGCGGGAGGCCTTTTCTGCGGACGTCCGGAAGCCGTTCGTGCTGAAGCCCAGCTTCCCGTACGGCAGCCCGCATTCCAACTCGCACCCCAGCCCGCCCGGGCCCAGGCTCTTGGACACGCAGGTGCCACACTCGCAAGTTAGTTACAGCCTCCCCATCACACCCATCTCCACCGTCGGCCCGCTGGACAGCAAGAGTGACTCCTCCCCCGGTGTACAGTCGCTCGGAATGATGCCTTCCGGCCATGGCGCTCAGGCACCGACCGCCGTGCCGCAGTCGTCGTTGGCTTTGGCAGAGGCGCCGCCTGCGTGGAACCCGTCGCGGATTTTTGA CCAATGGAACACCTCGTTCGGCACCCCTCCAGTCCAGTCGTCACCAACAGGGGgacagggtg gtggtggtggtggtggtggtgcgatGAGCGCTTCATCCGGCGCCTCGGACACGGCGAGCATACACGACATGCACGCGGTGCAGGCGCAGCTTAGGACAGCtgcacagcagcagcagcctatgccggcggcagcagcgcaGTATTCGGCCGCCGCGGCCCCGGTGCAGAACTTTGTCACACCGGCCATGTGGCAGGAGTCGGTGGCGAGCGTGTACGAGGCTGGGGGTGGGCTGAAGCGAGGGTGGGATTATGATGGGCATATGCCTGTTAGCAAGCGACACCACTGA